One segment of Triticum aestivum cultivar Chinese Spring chromosome 2A, IWGSC CS RefSeq v2.1, whole genome shotgun sequence DNA contains the following:
- the LOC123186222 gene encoding protein FLOWERINGUS T-like, whose protein sequence is MSRDPLIVGRIVGDIVDYFDASARLRVLYSYREITNGSELRPSQVANQPTVQITGRPGSLYTLVMVDPDVPSPSNPSQREYLHWLVTDIPERGDVSCGTEVVPYERPQPTAGIHRVAFVVFRQAAQAIYAPGWRSNFVTRDIAECYSLGAPVAAAYFNCQREGSCGGRRYR, encoded by the exons ATGTCGAGGGATCCGCTGATCGTCGGAAGGATCGTCGGCGACATCGTCGACTACTTCGACGCGTCGGCGCGGCTGAGGGTGCTGTACAGCTACCGCGAGATCACCAATGGGTCCGAGCTGAGGCCGTCGCAGGTGGCGAACCAGCCGACGGTGCAGATCACAGGACGGCCCGGATCACTCTACACGCTG GTGATGGTAGACCCTGACGTACCTAGTCCAAGCAATCCTTCCCAACGGGAGTACCTCCACTG GTTGGTCACAGACATACCAGAACGAGGTGACGTCAGCTGTG GAACTGAGGTGGTGCCGTACGAGAGACCACAGCCGACGGCGGGGATCCACCGTGTGGCATTCGTGGTGTTCCGGCAGGCGGCGCAGGCGATCTACGCACCAGGGTGGCGCTCCAACTTCGTAACCAGGGACATTGCGGAGTGCTACAGCCTCGgcgctccggtcgccgccgcctaCTTCAACTGCCAGAGGGAGGGCAGCTGCGGTGGCCGGAGGTACCGGTGA